A region from the Solibacillus sp. FSL H8-0523 genome encodes:
- a CDS encoding thioesterase family protein: MFISETQVEIRYAETDQMGVVYHANYLIWAELGRTQIVKDLGFNYAELEEAGYLSPVMDFSIQYKAAMRYGQTATVRTWIEEHTKLRTTYGYEILHEDGTVAVTAKSIHILVKKENFRPVSLKKVDPAWDAKYAEAAKNQN; this comes from the coding sequence ATGTTTATTTCAGAAACACAAGTAGAAATCCGCTACGCCGAAACCGATCAAATGGGTGTTGTGTACCATGCAAATTATTTAATTTGGGCAGAGCTTGGGCGTACGCAAATTGTAAAGGATCTAGGCTTTAACTATGCTGAGCTAGAGGAAGCTGGCTATTTATCGCCGGTTATGGATTTTTCGATTCAGTACAAGGCTGCGATGCGTTACGGGCAAACAGCAACGGTGCGCACTTGGATTGAAGAGCACACAAAATTACGTACTACATATGGCTATGAGATTTTACATGAAGACGGCACGGTTGCAGTGACAGCGAAGTCGATTCATATTTTAGTAAAAAAAGAAAACTTCCGTCCGGTATCATTGAAAAAAGTGGACCCGGCCTGGGATGCGAAATATGCGGAAGCAGCAAAAAACCAAAATTAA
- a CDS encoding sigma-70 family RNA polymerase sigma factor produces the protein MEFEIVQRAIRGDHQAILSLIEMDEDILYRMAFTYMKNEQDSLDVMQELIYKALKKMHTVQQHEYARTWLVRVLINCCKDHLRKRQPTVPIEEHHLSEWVIYSDMERLLEHLSLSEQQLIYMKYFQQLKNKEIAELNQIPEGTVKSKLHHILKKLRNFAREKEDWL, from the coding sequence ATGGAATTTGAAATCGTGCAGCGTGCAATTCGTGGGGATCATCAAGCGATACTTTCACTTATTGAAATGGATGAAGATATTTTATATCGCATGGCTTTTACATATATGAAAAATGAACAAGACTCTTTAGACGTAATGCAGGAGCTTATTTACAAGGCACTTAAAAAAATGCATACCGTTCAACAGCACGAATATGCCAGAACATGGCTCGTGCGCGTCTTAATCAATTGTTGTAAAGACCATTTACGAAAACGCCAACCAACAGTTCCAATTGAGGAACATCACCTATCTGAATGGGTCATCTATTCAGATATGGAGAGATTATTGGAACATTTGTCCTTGTCGGAGCAGCAACTTATCTATATGAAATATTTTCAGCAACTAAAAAACAAAGAAATTGCTGAGCTAAATCAAATCCCTGAGGGTACTGTAAAGTCTAAGCTTCATCACATACTAAAGAAGCTTAGAAACTTCGCTAGAGAAAAGGAGGACTGGCTATGA
- a CDS encoding DUF4179 domain-containing protein, with the protein MSKLPIDVPKEKLQQVRMDTLRRVQREKRTTKRIVSISIVSLFCLSLLFSIRVSPTIASHVAKIPGFHALVSAVAIDNGIKDIVDNEYYEEINVMKSKNGLSLTLQGVIADHSGFVLFYDADASFDISKLNLEEVQLFQGDDEMECGCTFVINADNQTHISSLVEYNFSEPVAYTSKDFKAVFHFNEKDKGNIEIKIPFTLQNELAKEKIITVNRTINVDGQKFTITQIRRSPLKVALDIEVDEENTMQILSLDDIAVMTESGERRDSIINGISTHGNIRDGKYTLYLQSNYFDDPESLTIIIGAVQAVPKGEDFIEVDFGAEEVIAKPHYFDWDITVKQQGVSVAVDKGDNQGRLLMLHDAVKEDGTTLEHTGSLVSRDEQYVVETTQFQDYDGKAKIFLNYYFNPIGKNIELNIPLQ; encoded by the coding sequence ATGAGTAAACTACCGATTGACGTCCCAAAGGAGAAACTCCAACAAGTTCGAATGGATACTTTACGTAGAGTTCAGCGAGAAAAAAGAACAACGAAGCGCATTGTTTCGATATCGATTGTCTCTTTGTTTTGCCTAAGCCTATTATTTTCAATTCGCGTTTCTCCTACTATTGCTAGTCATGTCGCAAAAATACCCGGCTTTCATGCACTTGTATCAGCTGTTGCAATCGATAATGGGATAAAGGACATTGTTGACAATGAATACTATGAAGAGATTAATGTGATGAAGTCAAAAAATGGCCTATCGCTCACATTGCAAGGCGTGATTGCAGATCATTCGGGATTTGTACTTTTCTATGACGCCGATGCCTCATTTGATATCTCGAAATTAAACTTGGAGGAAGTTCAATTGTTCCAAGGGGACGATGAAATGGAATGCGGCTGTACATTTGTCATAAATGCAGATAATCAAACACACATTTCTTCTTTAGTAGAATATAATTTTTCAGAGCCGGTAGCTTATACTTCAAAGGATTTTAAAGCTGTTTTTCATTTTAATGAAAAAGATAAGGGAAATATTGAAATTAAGATACCATTTACACTACAAAATGAACTTGCAAAGGAAAAAATCATTACTGTGAATCGTACTATAAATGTCGATGGTCAGAAATTTACGATTACGCAAATTCGCCGTTCTCCATTAAAAGTTGCACTCGATATTGAAGTAGACGAAGAAAATACAATGCAAATTTTATCGCTAGATGATATTGCAGTCATGACGGAAAGTGGTGAGCGGAGAGATAGTATTATAAATGGCATTTCAACACACGGAAATATTCGCGACGGCAAATATACGCTATATTTGCAAAGTAATTATTTCGATGATCCAGAGTCGCTCACGATTATAATTGGAGCTGTTCAAGCTGTTCCAAAGGGAGAGGATTTTATCGAAGTTGATTTTGGTGCAGAAGAAGTAATCGCGAAACCCCACTATTTCGATTGGGACATTACCGTAAAGCAACAAGGTGTATCAGTTGCAGTAGATAAAGGGGATAATCAAGGTAGACTGTTAATGCTACATGATGCTGTAAAAGAAGATGGTACGACGTTAGAACATACAGGTTCCTTGGTTTCACGAGATGAGCAGTACGTAGTTGAGACGACACAATTTCAAGATTATGATGGCAAAGCAAAAATATTTTTAAACTATTACTTCAATCCTATTGGAAAAAATATAGAACTGAATATTCCATTGCAATAA
- a CDS encoding ClbS/DfsB family four-helix bundle protein, which translates to MTTIHSKEHFLAEIQESFEQIFTIIDSVPTRKRKLTVEIESRDRNFRDVLMHLYEWHAMLERWYKEGMSGDTPSMPAPGYQWRTLQKLNYQIWINYQDVTLTQAMKRVKLSHQRIVKLIEMHTYDEIMTKKMYKWTKTSNLYSYFAANTVDHYNWAIQKCTAIEKKIIESDVEG; encoded by the coding sequence ATGACGACAATTCATTCTAAGGAGCATTTTTTAGCAGAAATTCAGGAAAGCTTTGAACAAATTTTCACAATTATTGATAGCGTTCCAACACGCAAACGAAAACTTACCGTAGAAATAGAATCGCGTGATAGAAACTTTCGCGACGTACTAATGCATCTATACGAATGGCATGCGATGCTTGAAAGATGGTATAAAGAAGGGATGAGTGGTGATACGCCTTCTATGCCCGCACCAGGTTATCAATGGCGCACGTTACAAAAATTAAATTACCAAATTTGGATTAATTATCAAGATGTAACGTTAACTCAAGCGATGAAACGAGTAAAACTAAGCCATCAGCGTATAGTGAAATTAATTGAAATGCATACATATGATGAGATCATGACGAAAAAAATGTACAAGTGGACAAAAACAAGTAATCTGTATAGTTATTTTGCTGCAAACACAGTGGATCATTACAACTGGGCGATCCAAAAATGCACGGCGATTGAAAAAAAGATAATAGAATCAGATGTTGAGGGATGA
- a CDS encoding YxiJ family protein translates to MDKIFQQLITIEPELKRPFPTRDIQKIEVDFRIEFLNLPGDVDFYEDFRYYCANIAGTLSYVSMDAEDEIPQGQFDMLFKSFFEFYDQYEFLEGQIEHYPYFFQEYQTFEHARKLLLQQLIVLPKDCELY, encoded by the coding sequence ATGGATAAGATTTTTCAACAATTAATCACAATTGAACCCGAGTTAAAAAGGCCGTTTCCAACTCGGGACATTCAAAAAATAGAGGTAGATTTTAGAATAGAATTTTTAAATCTTCCTGGTGATGTGGACTTTTATGAAGATTTTCGTTATTACTGTGCCAATATCGCTGGAACGCTTAGCTATGTATCGATGGATGCAGAAGACGAAATTCCCCAAGGACAATTTGACATGCTGTTTAAATCCTTTTTTGAATTCTATGACCAATATGAATTTCTAGAGGGCCAAATAGAGCACTATCCTTATTTTTTTCAGGAATATCAAACCTTTGAGCATGCGCGGAAATTACTTTTACAGCAGTTGATCGTGTTGCCGAAAGACTGTGAACTTTATTAG
- a CDS encoding DNA/RNA non-specific endonuclease, with the protein MKTNYLLLLFTVIFLAGCTEVAVDEDMLETVAEPLETVVDNSTQTTAQEAPSSEEVENSVKETPATNHKEQFDGYKLIEVDGGDLSGYRKANVVVDIGFGDREYWAFTNEYGQLVRVIADEIILQDDRNEPVLSTGRYFRDEAKVPGVESSTLDEGHVIADSLGGVSNAYNITPQDSTLNRHGDQAYMEDAIRNAKGAMNFEAIISYPDTKTQIPSHYQYSYTIKGNRVVDSYDNVNPDEVNKSKGLTTSSSNKPAKSNAGGDLASVDTNGNGQVTIKEAKVAGYSMPITRDHWLYPFMHDADNDGLVGE; encoded by the coding sequence ATGAAAACAAATTATTTACTTTTGCTTTTTACCGTTATTTTTCTGGCTGGATGTACCGAAGTAGCAGTCGATGAAGACATGTTAGAAACGGTGGCAGAACCACTAGAAACAGTGGTAGACAATAGTACGCAGACAACGGCACAAGAAGCACCTTCTTCAGAAGAAGTCGAAAATTCTGTGAAAGAAACACCAGCAACAAATCACAAAGAGCAATTTGATGGCTACAAATTAATCGAAGTCGATGGTGGGGATTTATCAGGTTACCGCAAGGCAAATGTAGTCGTTGACATTGGATTCGGCGACCGAGAGTATTGGGCCTTTACGAACGAATACGGCCAACTGGTACGTGTCATTGCGGACGAAATCATTTTACAAGATGATCGTAATGAACCCGTATTATCGACAGGGCGATATTTCAGAGATGAGGCGAAGGTGCCTGGCGTAGAAAGCTCTACCTTAGATGAGGGGCATGTTATTGCAGATTCATTAGGTGGTGTGTCGAATGCCTATAACATTACGCCTCAAGATAGTACGCTGAACCGACATGGTGACCAAGCATATATGGAGGACGCCATTCGTAATGCTAAAGGCGCGATGAATTTTGAAGCCATTATTTCTTATCCGGACACTAAAACACAAATCCCATCACATTATCAGTATAGCTATACAATCAAAGGCAATCGAGTTGTCGATAGCTATGATAATGTCAATCCAGACGAAGTCAACAAATCAAAAGGCTTAACAACAAGTTCTTCGAATAAACCTGCTAAATCAAATGCAGGTGGCGACCTAGCAAGTGTCGATACAAATGGAAATGGACAGGTAACGATTAAAGAAGCAAAAGTGGCTGGTTATAGTATGCCAATTACGCGTGACCACTGGCTATATCCATTTATGCACGATGCGGATAATGACGGCTTAGTTGGTGAATAA
- a CDS encoding PH domain-containing protein, whose amino-acid sequence MFKKMAADALGLSDIGVVVPREDFDKTDSDDFIFNEKSEKIYFLIKTKADEYCFTNLGLIHVDGANAMSKKRMLRRYDYEYSVISDVLLETAGTIDLDVEIKFTINNVPQSIDIHKRFINEIKDLYKALHAISLEQKSNATKLDYAKEGLTLAAQALGRTSSQNATPAQSFEDITRFAAGWLEANKDEYKRKDFGEVFEKYINN is encoded by the coding sequence ATGTTCAAAAAAATGGCGGCAGATGCGCTAGGTCTATCAGATATTGGGGTTGTTGTCCCACGCGAGGATTTTGATAAAACGGATTCGGACGATTTTATTTTTAATGAAAAAAGTGAAAAGATTTATTTCCTCATTAAAACGAAGGCCGACGAATATTGCTTTACAAATTTAGGATTAATTCATGTTGACGGGGCAAATGCGATGAGCAAAAAAAGGATGCTACGCCGGTATGATTATGAGTATAGTGTCATTTCGGATGTGCTGCTTGAAACAGCAGGGACAATCGATTTAGACGTTGAAATTAAATTCACGATAAATAACGTACCACAGTCAATCGACATTCATAAACGCTTTATTAATGAAATTAAAGATTTATACAAAGCATTACACGCAATTTCACTGGAGCAAAAATCGAATGCGACGAAATTGGATTACGCAAAAGAAGGGCTAACACTTGCCGCGCAGGCACTTGGCCGCACGAGCAGCCAAAATGCAACGCCCGCGCAGTCGTTTGAAGACATTACACGCTTTGCGGCTGGATGGTTAGAGGCCAATAAAGACGAATACAAACGAAAAGATTTTGGCGAGGTTTTTGAAAAATATATTAATAACTAA
- a CDS encoding S41 family peptidase, producing the protein MYTKTEIFNDIVSILNKDYAGYEDKKKYNHPKRYTVTNNMDDEKFTQTIQEYLYDFKDGHLSFRNKKSNIPFRGFRVRRYEDALYVTEILGEQHLQVGDKITAINGDSINLAASRYSTYLQDDVYERQTWNNLLPFVEHIEYERDGELYELELSQYNRPAYTPEYDLKQLDENTVYIKLTDFGQSEPIQKMVEEHEALLNSIQNIIFDVRVNYGGNDLFYFPLVGYTVNETVRASQIVQPDEAIYTNYTANNCDLWTESLSDYLKQPLDKATRAFLEKEIEKFKTNYGIGMKKVEDNEDFVFEPKGNAQKVFILSDVTCGSSGETFIKNLKHSPKVKVIGRSTMGILDYFNVTTKDYGNYVFGYSISKMYEKYHNNATGTLPHIHIPWTPQHLVADVDLNYVLSLCENALPDESFSPRELIDVQMEMQTFDMSKSDTWTDEQWAIWRGDEYMYDEVGIKLLLLDDQDFFIKIMGISHNEITDAMNFNFDVVNKLNHPIALQFVEWKIEGKTFDLSHEPFIIVDANSDVPRFRKNIMRSYKDEWQHTAITVNILHANTFVSIRTLQFNIQKVYIQIF; encoded by the coding sequence TTGTACACAAAAACTGAAATTTTTAATGATATTGTTTCAATTTTAAATAAAGACTATGCTGGCTACGAAGACAAAAAGAAATATAATCATCCGAAGCGTTATACAGTGACAAACAACATGGATGATGAAAAGTTTACACAAACGATTCAAGAATATTTATATGATTTTAAAGATGGTCACCTGTCTTTTAGAAATAAAAAAAGTAATATTCCTTTTCGAGGCTTTCGCGTACGTCGCTATGAAGACGCGCTATACGTGACAGAAATTTTAGGAGAGCAGCACTTACAAGTTGGCGATAAAATTACTGCGATTAACGGTGACTCGATTAACCTTGCTGCTTCCCGTTACTCTACATATTTACAAGACGACGTATACGAGCGCCAAACGTGGAATAACCTGCTTCCATTTGTCGAACATATTGAATATGAGCGAGATGGTGAACTGTATGAACTCGAGTTATCGCAATATAATCGACCTGCTTATACGCCGGAATATGATTTAAAGCAGCTTGATGAAAACACGGTTTATATTAAGCTAACAGACTTTGGCCAAAGTGAACCGATTCAAAAAATGGTGGAAGAGCATGAAGCACTTTTAAACTCGATTCAAAACATCATATTTGATGTACGGGTCAACTACGGTGGCAACGATCTTTTTTACTTCCCGCTTGTCGGCTATACAGTGAATGAAACGGTACGTGCTTCACAAATTGTCCAGCCCGATGAAGCAATATATACAAACTATACGGCCAACAACTGTGATCTTTGGACTGAATCATTATCAGATTACTTAAAACAGCCACTTGATAAAGCAACTAGAGCTTTTCTTGAGAAGGAAATTGAAAAGTTTAAAACAAATTACGGCATTGGCATGAAAAAAGTAGAAGACAATGAGGATTTTGTTTTTGAGCCTAAAGGAAATGCTCAAAAAGTGTTTATTCTTTCAGATGTAACATGTGGAAGCTCTGGTGAAACATTTATTAAAAACTTAAAGCATTCACCAAAAGTAAAAGTAATTGGCCGTTCTACAATGGGCATTCTTGATTACTTCAATGTCACAACGAAGGATTACGGCAATTATGTATTCGGCTATAGCATTTCAAAAATGTACGAAAAATATCATAACAATGCAACTGGGACATTGCCACATATTCATATTCCTTGGACGCCACAACATTTAGTGGCGGACGTCGATTTAAATTACGTACTAAGTTTATGTGAGAACGCATTACCTGATGAAAGCTTTTCACCAAGAGAATTGATCGATGTCCAGATGGAAATGCAAACATTCGATATGAGTAAATCGGACACGTGGACAGATGAACAATGGGCGATATGGCGCGGTGATGAGTATATGTATGATGAGGTAGGCATTAAGCTTTTACTTCTAGATGATCAAGATTTCTTTATAAAAATTATGGGAATCAGTCATAATGAGATAACCGACGCGATGAACTTTAATTTTGATGTTGTAAATAAGCTCAACCATCCAATTGCTCTTCAATTTGTTGAATGGAAAATAGAAGGAAAAACGTTTGATTTGTCTCACGAGCCTTTCATTATCGTTGATGCAAACAGTGACGTTCCTCGTTTCCGTAAAAACATTATGCGCTCTTATAAAGACGAATGGCAGCATACAGCTATTACGGTTAACATTTTACATGCAAATACTTTTGTATCTATAAGAACATTACAATTCAATATTCAAAAAGTATATATACAAATATTTTAA
- a CDS encoding YjcZ family sporulation protein, which yields MGYGGYQGGNYGGDCGYGGNSGGSGSTFVLIVVLFILLIIVGATFAY from the coding sequence ATGGGATACGGAGGATATCAAGGCGGCAACTACGGTGGTGACTGTGGTTACGGAGGTAATAGCGGTGGCAGTGGTTCAACATTCGTGTTAATCGTCGTTTTATTTATTTTACTAATTATTGTAGGCGCTACCTTTGCTTACTAA
- the epsC gene encoding serine O-acetyltransferase EpsC produces MKMEDWLNNETSQIANKLMAYNEKHVDIEKSIGFTGRDKVHEILQRFHEILFPAMYDQATSDKVRTHVIVNDKLRRAALDLRDIIEKVLIYQNFDNCDGQCGEKAESVVMQLINNFPQIREMIQSDIEAAYNGDPAATSTEEILLSYPSIRAVFIHRIAHELYKLDVTIIPRIMSEYAHQLTGIDIHPGASIGRSFFIDHGTGVVVGETCTIGENVKIYQGVTLGALSFPLDEFGNPIKGIKRHPNIEDNVVIYAGATILGGKTTIGHDTVLGSNIWLTHTVPPYSRVYNSQPSPNISISKEYVADYEI; encoded by the coding sequence ATGAAAATGGAAGATTGGTTAAACAACGAAACTTCACAAATTGCCAATAAATTAATGGCTTATAACGAAAAGCACGTAGACATTGAGAAATCAATTGGCTTTACAGGACGTGACAAAGTCCATGAAATTTTACAACGCTTTCATGAAATTTTATTTCCCGCGATGTACGACCAAGCAACTTCAGATAAAGTGCGTACACATGTGATCGTCAATGATAAACTGCGTCGAGCAGCATTGGATTTACGCGATATTATTGAAAAGGTGTTAATTTATCAAAACTTTGATAATTGTGATGGGCAATGTGGTGAAAAGGCGGAGTCAGTGGTCATGCAGCTGATTAACAATTTCCCTCAAATTCGAGAGATGATTCAATCAGATATCGAAGCGGCGTATAACGGCGACCCAGCAGCGACATCAACAGAGGAAATTTTACTAAGCTATCCGTCGATTCGCGCGGTATTTATTCACCGTATTGCACATGAGCTGTATAAATTAGATGTGACGATTATTCCGCGTATTATGTCTGAATACGCGCATCAATTAACGGGCATAGATATTCACCCAGGTGCATCAATTGGCCGTTCATTCTTTATTGACCACGGCACAGGGGTTGTTGTTGGGGAAACGTGTACCATTGGAGAGAATGTGAAAATTTATCAAGGCGTAACGCTTGGGGCACTTAGCTTCCCACTAGATGAATTCGGCAATCCGATTAAAGGTATTAAACGTCATCCGAATATCGAGGACAATGTTGTGATTTACGCAGGTGCGACGATTTTAGGCGGGAAAACGACGATTGGCCACGATACGGTGCTTGGGAGTAACATTTGGCTGACGCATACCGTGCCACCGTATTCACGTGTTTATAATTCTCAACCATCTCCGAATATTAGCATTAGTAAAGAATATGTAGCAGATTACGAAATTTAA
- a CDS encoding ABC transporter ATP-binding protein, translating to MKKQLVELWQLMKRSQFPKGLIVFVLLLGIIDTAIGLAIPLLTMDLINDFSFEEFAWTTLVVVVTALVLQAVFSGMAYFFMRMLGERVVANMRKYLWEHVLHLKIPFFDSHETGDTMSRITQDTSIVKELVTDHLVSFVTGMFSIIGAVGILLWIDWKMTLLMLVSVPLAILAMLPLGAKMHKISKANQDQLASFSGQLGRILSNIRLVKATQAEGKENTEGAKSIEALYGYGMKEAKILAFLSPIMTLIMMIVLILIFGYGGAQIAAGNISAGELVAIMIYLVQIIIPFTQMATFFTALQKALGATERIQQIIGEPIEQFKGVDLPQSLQPLTFNEVTFNYGEKSVLQNMSFTIPAGKTTAFVSQSGGGKTTMFSLIERFYDVSAGAIEYGNSNIEAFDLKKWRGLIGYVSQEAPLLNGTIRENLLYGNPGATEEQLEQALIAANAWDFVHQLSEGLHTQVGENGIKLSGGQKQRLAIARAILRNPQILLLDEATSNLDNESEREVQAALTNLMKGRTTIVIAHRLSTITNADQILVFEDGKLSGKGTHDELIQQHDYYKQLWHSIQM from the coding sequence ATGAAGAAACAACTTGTTGAACTTTGGCAGCTTATGAAGCGCAGTCAGTTTCCAAAAGGCTTGATTGTTTTTGTTTTGCTATTAGGGATCATTGATACAGCAATTGGATTAGCGATTCCGCTGTTAACGATGGATTTAATTAATGATTTTTCATTTGAAGAATTTGCATGGACTACGCTTGTAGTTGTTGTAACAGCACTTGTTTTGCAAGCTGTTTTTAGCGGAATGGCCTACTTTTTTATGCGCATGCTAGGTGAACGTGTTGTGGCTAATATGCGAAAGTACTTATGGGAGCATGTATTACATTTAAAAATTCCATTCTTCGATTCACATGAAACCGGCGATACGATGAGTCGCATTACACAGGATACAAGCATAGTAAAAGAGCTTGTGACGGATCACTTAGTAAGCTTTGTAACTGGCATGTTCTCGATTATTGGTGCGGTCGGTATTTTACTGTGGATTGACTGGAAAATGACGCTCCTTATGCTTGTTTCCGTTCCATTAGCAATATTAGCGATGCTACCACTCGGCGCAAAAATGCATAAAATTTCAAAAGCCAATCAAGATCAGCTCGCTAGCTTTAGTGGGCAATTAGGGCGTATCTTATCTAATATCCGACTTGTGAAGGCAACCCAAGCTGAGGGGAAGGAAAATACAGAAGGTGCGAAAAGCATTGAAGCACTATACGGCTATGGTATGAAGGAAGCGAAAATATTAGCGTTCCTCTCACCGATTATGACACTTATTATGATGATCGTTCTTATTTTAATCTTTGGCTATGGTGGGGCTCAAATTGCAGCAGGAAATATTTCTGCGGGTGAGCTTGTGGCGATAATGATCTACTTAGTGCAAATCATTATTCCATTTACACAAATGGCTACATTCTTTACAGCACTGCAAAAAGCACTGGGTGCAACAGAGCGTATCCAACAAATTATAGGCGAACCGATTGAACAATTTAAAGGGGTAGATTTACCACAATCTTTACAGCCGTTAACGTTTAACGAAGTGACATTTAATTACGGAGAAAAATCAGTGTTACAAAATATGAGTTTTACAATTCCAGCTGGAAAAACGACCGCATTTGTTAGTCAGAGCGGCGGTGGTAAAACGACGATGTTTTCATTAATCGAACGTTTTTATGATGTGTCAGCAGGGGCCATTGAATATGGAAATAGCAATATTGAAGCATTTGATTTGAAAAAATGGCGCGGGTTAATTGGTTATGTTTCGCAGGAGGCACCATTATTGAATGGCACGATTCGAGAAAACTTGCTATATGGTAATCCTGGTGCGACTGAAGAGCAATTAGAGCAAGCACTTATCGCAGCAAATGCTTGGGATTTCGTTCATCAGCTAAGTGAAGGCTTACATACTCAGGTGGGTGAGAATGGAATCAAGCTTTCAGGTGGTCAAAAACAGCGACTAGCAATTGCACGTGCTATTTTACGGAATCCGCAAATTTTGCTGTTGGATGAAGCTACTTCAAATTTAGATAACGAATCAGAGCGTGAAGTACAAGCAGCGCTAACAAATCTAATGAAAGGGCGTACTACAATCGTAATAGCACACCGACTTTCAACAATCACAAATGCCGATCAAATACTTGTGTTTGAAGACGGAAAATTGTCCGGTAAGGGCACACATGACGAACTTATCCAACAGCATGATTATTATAAACAGCTTTGGCACAGTATTCAGATGTAA
- a CDS encoding MerR family transcriptional regulator, producing MNTKDVMKMYSIGQFAKKTGLTIRALRYYDEKGLVTPAQLSEGGQRLYNDANILTVQKIVTYKYLDFTIEEIKALLMEETPLIDSLQQQKHLLQQKKQQLEKVIASIDTAIQIHEKINVTEPTIFLLVLNSLLTEEQQREYLAAFLPKATIDKMYQLLEADLVELNRQYIEVAYAIKVAYREQANDEELFALFQRFLNIIPKDIQIEIAQAFAEVNIEQLDDLLFPSPFTKEEEEWVTTQMERLQVSEVEFDEETTC from the coding sequence ATGAATACAAAGGACGTGATGAAAATGTATTCAATTGGACAATTTGCAAAGAAAACGGGACTCACAATTCGAGCGCTTCGCTATTACGACGAGAAAGGATTAGTAACGCCTGCACAACTATCAGAAGGTGGGCAGCGGTTGTATAACGATGCGAATATTTTAACTGTGCAAAAAATTGTGACGTATAAGTATTTAGATTTTACCATTGAGGAAATTAAAGCATTGTTAATGGAGGAAACACCTTTAATCGACTCGCTTCAGCAACAAAAGCACCTCTTACAACAAAAGAAGCAACAACTGGAGAAAGTAATTGCTAGCATTGATACGGCTATACAAATTCACGAAAAAATTAACGTCACCGAACCAACAATCTTTTTACTCGTGTTAAATAGTCTACTAACAGAAGAGCAACAGCGTGAATATTTAGCAGCGTTTTTACCAAAAGCGACCATCGATAAAATGTATCAACTATTAGAGGCTGATCTCGTGGAATTAAACCGCCAGTATATTGAAGTAGCCTATGCAATAAAAGTAGCGTATAGGGAGCAGGCGAATGATGAAGAATTGTTCGCTTTATTCCAACGATTTTTAAACATCATTCCAAAAGACATTCAAATTGAAATAGCGCAAGCCTTTGCCGAAGTGAACATTGAACAACTAGACGATTTGCTCTTCCCTTCGCCATTTACGAAAGAAGAAGAGGAATGGGTTACGACGCAAATGGAGCGTTTACAAGTATCGGAGGTAGAATTTGATGAAGAAACAACTTGTTGA